The Campylobacter concisus sequence ATACATCACTTATTAGAAAATGTGGATAAATAATAATAAATTTGCCCTAAATTTACGTTAGAATCGTTGCTACAGAATTTTTTATTGATATAAAATTTTAAATTTACTTTAGTAAATTTTTTGTAAATAAGTTCGAGTAAAGTCTTATTTTGAAAAACTCCGCCGCTTAGTAAAATTTCCATTTTTTCTTTTTTTGAAATTTCAAAAATAATATCAGCCAAGCCATTTATAAATGCCGTTGCAGCCACTCTTGGCTCATCTTTTAAAGCACTTTTAAAAGCTTCTTTAAAGCCGATCACTCCATCATCTAGGCTAAATTTATAACACACATCTAAATTTTTATCATAAAGTGCTTCAAGTCTCATACCACTCTCGCCCTCAAAACTCGAGTGGAAAAGCCCACAAATAATCGCCCCAAATGCGTCAAATATCCTACCAACTGAGCTAGTCTTTACTAAGTTTAATCCTTTTTGCTCCATTTTTTTAAAATTTGCAAGCATTTTTTCATCAAAATTTACTAGAAATTTACGTCCCTCGTCCTCAAGAGAGTATTTTAAAATAATAGAATATGCGATTAGATAAATATTTTTGATGCTGTTTTCGCCCCCAAATAGGCTAAATTCATCAAAGTGATAAACTCGCTCGTAACTCTTTTTATCTAGCCTAAAGACCTCGCCACCCCAAATTTTGCCATCTTCCCCGTATCCAGTGCCGTCAAAACAAAATCCAAGATACTCTTTGTCTACTAGTTCATTTTCAAATATCACGCTTAGCAAATGTGCGTAGTGATGCTGCAAATGAACTAGCTCAAAGCCCTGATCCTTTGCCCATTTTGTATTTAAAAAATTTGGATGCAGATCGGCTATAACTTTGTCTATTTTTAGATCATAAGTCGTTTCAAAAAGGGTAAAAATATCCTTAAATCTATCAAAAGTCGCTACGTTTTTTAGATCGCCGATATACGGGCTAATCATCAAAAGTCCGTCTTTGTATATACAAAATGAGCTTTTTAGCTCGGCTCCAAGGGCTAAAAATGTCCCTTTTTGCTTAAAATTTGTATGGATGAAATTTGGATTTAGCCCACGGCTCGTTCTTGTAAAAATCGGCTCATCACCAACGCAAAATGCGATACTATCGTCACTCGGTGAGTAAATTTCTCGGTCGTGATCAAGGTAAAAGTCTATGACATCACCTAGTTTTTCTCTTAGCTCGCTCTCATCTTTTATCACGACTTCACCTGAGATGTTTGCGCTAGTTGCGATGATGTCGTGCTCTAAATAATCAAAAAGCAAAAGATGTATGCCACTAAATGCGAGCATGACGCCAAGCTTATTTAAATTTGGTGCGACACTTTTTGCGATATTTGAGCCGTTTTTTGCTTCAAGTAAGACGATCGGCTTTAAATTTGAGCTAAGAAGCTTTGCCTCCGCCTCTGAAATTTGCGCTATTTTTCTAGCATTCTCTAAATTTTTACTCATCAGAGCAAAGGGCTTGCTTGAGCGGTGTTTTCTAGCTCTTAGCTCGCTAACTGTGCCTTCATTTGTCGCGTCACAAACCAGATGAAAGCCACCAAGCCCTTTAATGGCTAAAATTTTGCCCTCGTTTATGAGCTTAGCTGCCTCTTTGGCTGCTTCATTTTTGCTAGCCAAGACTTTGCCAAATTTATCTTTTAGATAGAGTTTTGGTCCGCAGTTTGGGCAAGATATCGGCTCTGCGTGATAGCGGCGATTAAGCGGATCTTTGTACTCGCTCTCGCAAAATTTGCACATTTTAAACTCGTTCATCGTCGTATTTATCCTGTCGTAGGGCAATGCTTTGATGATGGAAAATCTCGGTCCGCAGTTGGTGCAGTTTATAAATGGGTATTTGTAGCGTGGATTTGTGGGGTCATAAAACTCGCGTAAGCAGTCATCGCAAAGCGCGTAATCAGGCAAAATTGGCGCTTGCTTGGTCGCTGACTTTGAAGCGATGATCTCAAGCTTTTCATAAATTTTATCTATCTTAAATTTCTTTAGTTCATCAATCCTAGCAAGGGCTGGCAGCTTCTCATAAAGCTCTTTTTCAAAAGCCAAAAAGCTGGCCTCTTCGCCACTAAAATTTAGCTTCACGCCCTCGTCATCGTTGTAAATTTCACCAACAAGCTTAAAATTATGCGCCAAAGTATAGACAAAAGGTCTAAAGCCCACACCTTGGACTAAGCCTTTGATCTCATATCTAAAGCTTGATCTCAACGCCAAATCCGGGGTCAAAATTTGTTTTTATATTTGGGTTTAGGTGCTTTTTTATCAAGTTGCTAACTACCTTATTATAAAATAAATCCCCGCCTAAAGTAACATTTTTGATGTTAAATTTATCTCGTTTTTCATAGCTAAAATCGCTCAAAAAATGCGCCAAAGACTCGGTGCAACCAAAGCTGATATTCTTCTCTCCAGCGCCAGCAAGGACAAACGAAATGATACTTTTTACAAACTTAACCCCGTCTAAACCAAAGTCATCTTTCATCTTATAATCGATCCTAACTCCCTTTTGACCGCTAAAATCAGCTGCCATAAGGAGCAAATTCTCCCCTGCTTTTTTAAACTCATCACTTAAGCCAAGTATGCGCCCAGCTATGCAAAATAGCGAGAAAAAGCTAGCATTTGAGCTAAATTTACCACTTGGCAGGGCATGCTCTTTACTGAAATTTTCAAGTAGCCTTTCGCCGCCTTCCTGGGCTCTTATAAGCTCATAAATTTCTTCAAAGCTACTAAATTTTGGCAAAAATAGAAGCTGCGTTTTGCTTGATTTTGAAAGCAGGCAAATTTCGTCATCACTAAATTTGCTAAATTTTAGCCCCAAAGCTATATCGCTAAAATTACTAAGCCCAAATTCCTCGTTTTTTGCATAGAAAAATGGGCTTAAAACTGCGCTACTTTCAAGCAAAGTAAGCCTTGAAAGAGCATTTTTTTGCTCCTTTACTTTAATGCTTAAAAAGCTAAAATTTTCTTTATTTAGCTGCTCGCAAAGGGCGTAAAGAAAAAGGTCATTTGGCGCCATCACGTCAAAAAATAGCGGTGCGCCCTCGTGGTTTTGCCTGTAAATGGCTGTCGTTTTTAGTGCCAAAAGTGGCTTTTCAAAGCTAGCAAGCGCAATCTGTGCCCTATCATCGGCGATGAAAATTTTTGGTAGCTCTTTTAAATTTACAGGCATCAAGAAATTTGCATCAAAATTTACGCCAAGAGAAATTTCATATAAATTTTCATCTTGCTCTATGCAAACACTTTTGCCGTTTTTTAATAAATTTAGGCAGGTTTTTAGCTTTTCATTAAAATTACCAAGCGTTATCTCGCCATCAAATTTACTCAAAGAGAGCACGCCGCTTTCATTTAAAATAGCCTTGCCGTTAGCCAAAAATGCCGCCGCTTGAGATGGGCTAAGCGTGCCAAATTTTATCTCTTTTAGCTCATTTGCTTCATCAAGCTCATCTGCCACATCAACCTCGCTATGCTTTATAAAAAGGCTATAAGGCAAAATGGCGCTAGCTCTGTCTGCTAGGGCGCTAAGCTCATTGGCAAAGCCACTTACTTTTAGGCAAATTTGATCATTTTTACAGCTTATAGAGTGCTTAAGCTCCCCAGCTAATGAGCGTAAAAATGGTGCCAAAAAGGCTGGGTATTTAAAGCAGTAAAATTTAAAAGCAAGTATCATTTTAAACCTTTTTTGGCGTAGTCATCGAGGGTGTCGTTTAGGGTGAAATTTGCTACCTTCTCGCACTTAAAATCAAGCTCTTTTAAGTGATCAAGCAGCGTTTTTTCTAGGATATTAGAAGCTTTTATCACTTCATCTGAGAGGCTAAAATTTGATGATTCTATGCGGCTAGGCACGATGCCTAAGATTTTGGTTGTCGGCCTATCGCCTGCAAGCTCCATTAGATGAAGGGTTTGAAGCATCTCGATCTCGTGAGCCGAGCCGTCCCAGCTGATAAAATTTGGCACATTTAGAAAATCAAAAAAATAGACATCGCCCACGCTTGCGCCATTTGCGCTAATGCAATCAACGACGATAAGATAGTCAAATTCGCTTATTATGTGAGTTAGAGCGAGGGCTAAAGTGCCCCCGTCCATTAGAGTAAGCTCGTTTTTAGAGCTTGTAAATTTATAGTTTTTAGCCATCAAATTTACAAAATGAACACCTATGCCCTCATCGGCAAACATCACGTTGCCGATACCAAGAACCAGCACTCTCATCAGTGTTCTTTTACAAATTTATAGCCACTAACGATAGCGTCCATCGCTCCATTTTTGCCTTTAACAGCGTTAAATACCGCCATATAAACATGAATCGGCACAAATATCATAATGACCCACATACAAATTCTATGTATCGTTCTGACATTTGCTAGTCCGCCCATAAGCTCTTCAAAAAATCTCGCTGGCTCATAAAGTGCTCCGCCAAGTCCCTCATGATAAACATGAACGTAAAGCACAAGACCACTTAGGCAAATAAGAGTCAAAATAAGATAAAAGAAAAAGTATGAGGCAAACTGCAAAGGATTATAAACGCCCCTTAAATGCGGATGTGGCCCCATAAAAAGATAGTATTTGATCTGTGCGATCCAAATTTTTGGATTTAGAAAATCAACCACACTCATCCACTCTTTTTTACTATGTTTATCAAAGACAAATAGATAAAATTTAAAGATAAACGCCGCTATTAGCACAAAGCCAGCGATCTGGTGAGCCATACGCCACTTTGCTTGCATAAAATTTGTAGGCTCGCTCGTGATCTCTGGACTCACAAAAACGTACGAGATATAGTAGCCACTCACAACTAAAAGTGTGATCGCTGCAAATCTAATCCAGTGTGTCAGCCTAACGCCGATGGAGAATTCGTATTCGCTGATCCTGTCAGCATTTTTATGTGACATCTTTTCTCCTTACAAATTTGGATTTATCTTATAAGTACTCAAATCATTTCCCTTCGTATCCATAACATGCACAGCACACGCGATGCAAGGATCGTAAGAGTGAATTTTTCGTATTATCTCAAGTGGTTTTGAAAGATCAGCGATCTTTAAACCAACTAAGCACGCTTCGTAGCTGCCCATTTGATTTTGTGCGTCTTTTGGAGAGGCGTTCCATGTGCTTGGCACGACTGCTTGCCAGTTTGTGATAACACCATCTTTTATGCGGCACCAGTGGCTAAGCGCACCTCTTGGAGCATTGCCTTGGAAATTTCCTTTGTACTCTTTTTTGTTATCGATTACATATTTTGCGCAGGTCTCTTGATCTGATTTTAAATTTTCTACTAAGGCATTAAATGCGTCCATTGTATGCTCTGCGACTACTTTTGCCTCAAGCATACGAGTAGCGGTTCTGCCTAGAGTTGAGAAAACTGCGCTTAATGGCAAGCCACTCTTTGCTAAAAACTCATCAACTACCTTTTTAACTCTTTCATTGCCTCTAGCGTAGTTTATAACGATACTTGCTATTGGTCCTACTTGCATAGACATGCCATCATATCTTGGCGCTTTGATCCAGCTATATTTGCCTTTTGTATCAAAAAGCTTACTGTGAGCTAATTTACCCTCGGCGTCTATGCTCTCGCCGTCAATAAGGCCTGTGTAGTTTGCCTCAGTCTCGCCGTCATATGGGTGAAGTGCTTTGTCGTTTTTATACCAAGACCTAGTAGCTTCTTCGGTGATTTTATTTTCATCGATATCATAAACCTTGTTAAGATCGCCATTTAAAATATAGCCACCTTTAAATAGATGGTCATTTTTGCCGATCAAAAACTCATCGTAGCAGAGTAAATTTGCCACACCAACGTCGTTTAGAACGCTTGGCTCATTACCATAAGCTTTAGCCGCCATCAAGATATCTGGATAGTAAGCTCTATCAACAAATTCTTTGATCTCGGCAAATTTACTCATATATTCGCCCATTCTAGCTGGATCCATAAGGTCCATCACACAGGTCACACCGCCAACTGTTAGGCTTTGTGGATGTGGGTTTTTTGCGCCAAAGATTGCCATCATCTGAGCTGCTGTTCTTTGAATCCTTAAGCACTCTAAGTAGTGAGAGAGGACGATTAAATTTTGCTCTGGAGTAAATTTATATGTACTATGTCCCCAGTATGCGTTGGCAAATGGTCCAAGATTGCCCTTTTTAACAAAGGCTTCAACTCTCTCTTTTACCTCTTTTAGCTTATCAGCTCCCGTGGCAAATGGCAAACCAGTGTATTTAAACGCCTCTTCGCTAGCTTTATGCACATCTGCGCTTAGTGCAGAGACCACGTCTGCCCAGTCCATGCCATGAAGCTGATAAAAATGTACGATGTGATCGTGAAGATATAAAGCTGCGTTCATAAGCGTTCTAGTTAGCTCTGCATTTAACGGAGGCTTGATACCAAGAGCATTTTCAACTGCGATGATGCCTGCTCGGTAGTGTGAGTATGTACAAACACCACAAATTCTTTGCATGAAAAAGCCAGCATCTCTTGGATCTCTACCTTTTACGATCTGCTCTAAACCACGCCAAAGAGTTGAGCCAGAATACGCCTCTTTTACAACATTATTTTCATCTACAACAACTTCTATTCTTAAGTGTCCCTCGATACGTGTTATAGGGTCTATTACTATTCTTTTTTCACTCATTTTTTCACCTTATTCTTTATCTTTACTCATAGAAGCTATAACAGCGTGAGCTGCTATGCCAATGCCTGTAAGAGCTAAAATTCCGATGCCAACTTTATCGCTGATATTATCAGCTCCAAGACCTAAAACAGTATCAAAGAGTCTATCTGCCATAGGCTCTTCAAATGGTCCCATCGTATCCCAGAAGTCTGGCTCTGAGCAGCCTATACAGCCGTGACCTGCTTGAACTGGCCATGATGTGTGCTGGTTAAATCTCTCGCGTGAGCAGTTATTAAATGTATATGGACCTTTGCAACCTACTTTGTATAAGCAGTAGCCATTTTTTGCACCTTCATCACCGAAATTTTGGACAAACTCGCCAGCGTCAAAGTGACCACGTCTTTCGCAAAGATCGTGAATTCTTAAACCATAAGCCCATTTTGGTCTATTGTAAACATCAAGTGCTGGAAGTGTGCCAAAAAGCAAGAAGTGAAGCACGTTGCCAACGATATTTTTCTCACTTGGTGGACAGCCCGCAACATTAATAACTGGCTTATCAGTTACCTTTGAAAGTCCCACTGAATTTGATGGATTTGGCCTTGCAGCTTGAATGCCACCAAAGCTAGAACAGGTGCCGATCGCAAAGATAGCAGCTGCGTCTTTTGAAGCATTTACAGCATGAGTTTTACCTGTTGTGCCACGAGGTCCAACAGTTAGAAAATTTTCAGTCGCACCAGTTGGGATACCGCCCTCAACTAGCAGGATGTATCTGCCTTTGTATTTTTCGATTGCACTCTCTAAATTTTCTTCAGCCTGCCAACCAGAAGCTGCCATGATAGTTTCGTGGTATTCAAGGCTTATGTAGTCAAATATAAGACTATCTATGCTTGGAGCATCGGTTCTTAGTAAGCTCTCGCTACAGCCTGTGCATTCTGCCATATGAAGCCATATCACAGGAAGCCTATCGCTAAGCTCAGCAGCACGAGCAACCATCGGTGTCATCGCACTTGGTAGAGCCATAAAAGCTGTCATCGCACCAGCCCACTTCATAAAATCACGCCTCGTAAAGCCCTTCTCTTTTAAAAGCTGCGCAATACTCGAGTCGCTTTTCATCTTAGGCAACGCACTAAGCTCACTTAAGCGTCTATCTATCTTTTGACGCAAGTCATTATTCATATAAGCTCCTTTGCTTGAAAATTTTGCTTTTGTTAATAATATCTTTGTTTAAAGAAGTAAAAAATTATTTTATAAAATTAATATTTGTAATTAAATAAATTTTAACTAAAAAATTTAAAATCCCTTTTTTGCGATATATTTTCAAAATATAAAAAATAATATTTTGAGAAATTCTATTTTGTTTTGATGAATTTTCAATATTTTAAGCATATTATTCTGAAAGTAAATATCAACTATAATTCTTAATGATTTTTAAAAATTTAGCATATTTAAGACGAGAGAAATTTTTGAGATAAAAATTTTTAAAAGCCCAAATGGATGAAATTTAGGCTTTTAAAGTTGCATTAAAATGGCCAGATAGCTTCCATAAGCCTTGTACCCCAAGGTTTTTTGGTAGATTTGTCTAGCTCGCCCTCTGTTTTATACAAAATTTTAGCGTCAGCTATATATTTTGAGTCGATTTCGTTATTTTGTGAGATGTCGTAAGGTCTGATGACACCACTTACTTGCATGATCTGCTTTTCGCCGTTTATAAGTAGCTCGCGGCTACCTTCTATGAAATAGTTGCCGTTATTTAGTATTTTTATGATCCTGGCTGAAATGGTTGCGGTAAATTTCTCGCTTCTATTGCTCGTGCCACTTCCTGTAAATTTATTGCCACCGCCTGCTTTAAAGCCGATATCGCCGTATTTGTTTAGATTATCAGCTATATTTGAAAGTGGAGCAGCTCCAGCCGTAAACACACCGCCACCAAGCGAGATAGTGCTATCTTTATTTGTACTTTTACTTCCAGTTGAAGTTTGGCTTGCATTTTCTGAGATAACGATAGTCACGATATCATTTACATTCATCGCTTTTCTATCTGAAAAAAGAGGATTTTCGCCCTTGCCAAAGAGGCTGCCGGCGTTGCTTTGTCCAGTGCCACTATCTTTTGAAGGGAGTTGCTCGACATAAACTGGGGGTTTCATATTGATATGAGGATCAGCACTTGGTGTGCAGCCAGTGCAAATAATGCCCGCAGACAAGACGAGCCAAATCGTTTTATGATTCATAAAAAATGCCTTAAAATAAGTATCTTTGTGCTAAAATTAAGCAATTTAAGTTCCTAAAAAGGTCGCAAATGAAAAGTTGTTACGTTTTTACAGACAAAAATTTAGCACAACTGCAAGAAATTATAGCTACAAAATTCAAAAAAGTTGAGATTTTTAAGATAATCCCAGATGAAAACGATAAAAATAACTTAATAAATTCAAATGAAAAAGAGTTTTTTCTAAAATTTATAGATAAATTTGAAGAGTTAAAAGCCAAAAGCGACTTTGTCATAGTTCTTGGCTGTGAGAGCTTTAGTGTCTTTGGCAAAAGCGAGCTAAATTTAAAGCTAGCAAGAAATTTAAACGCTCCAATTTTTGACGAAAACGCAAGCGAGCTAAAAGCGCTAAATCCAAACTCAAAGCTTCTAATCACCGATAAATTTGATGAAATTTTGAGCTACAAAGCTGACATCATCACACCATTTAAATTTCAAAGCTTGCTTCTAAAAAGAGCTAAAGCGGCAAACAAGACCGTCGTTTTGCCTGAAAGTGACGATGAGAGAATTTTAAAAGCGGCTCATATCGTACTAGAAAAAGACGCGGCAAATATCATATTGCTAGGACTTGAAAATGAAATTTTAAAAAAAGCGGCCGCTTGTGGGCTAAATCTAAGCAAAGCCAAAGTGATCAATCCAGAACAAAATGAGCTGACAGATGAATTTGCAAAGAAAATTTATGAGCTAAGAAAACATAAAGGCGTTGATGAAGCCAAGGCAAACGCGCTTGCAAAAGATAAAATTTACTTTGCTACGATGCTAATTCACGAAGGCTTAGCCGATGCCTTGGTAAGTGGCGCTACGATGAGCACGGCTGATACGATCCGCCCAGCTTTGCAGATCATAAAAACAAAG is a genomic window containing:
- the hypF gene encoding carbamoyltransferase HypF, giving the protein MRSSFRYEIKGLVQGVGFRPFVYTLAHNFKLVGEIYNDDEGVKLNFSGEEASFLAFEKELYEKLPALARIDELKKFKIDKIYEKLEIIASKSATKQAPILPDYALCDDCLREFYDPTNPRYKYPFINCTNCGPRFSIIKALPYDRINTTMNEFKMCKFCESEYKDPLNRRYHAEPISCPNCGPKLYLKDKFGKVLASKNEAAKEAAKLINEGKILAIKGLGGFHLVCDATNEGTVSELRARKHRSSKPFALMSKNLENARKIAQISEAEAKLLSSNLKPIVLLEAKNGSNIAKSVAPNLNKLGVMLAFSGIHLLLFDYLEHDIIATSANISGEVVIKDESELREKLGDVIDFYLDHDREIYSPSDDSIAFCVGDEPIFTRTSRGLNPNFIHTNFKQKGTFLALGAELKSSFCIYKDGLLMISPYIGDLKNVATFDRFKDIFTLFETTYDLKIDKVIADLHPNFLNTKWAKDQGFELVHLQHHYAHLLSVIFENELVDKEYLGFCFDGTGYGEDGKIWGGEVFRLDKKSYERVYHFDEFSLFGGENSIKNIYLIAYSIILKYSLEDEGRKFLVNFDEKMLANFKKMEQKGLNLVKTSSVGRIFDAFGAIICGLFHSSFEGESGMRLEALYDKNLDVCYKFSLDDGVIGFKEAFKSALKDEPRVAATAFINGLADIIFEISKKEKMEILLSGGVFQNKTLLELIYKKFTKVNLKFYINKKFCSNDSNVNLGQIYYYLSTFSNK
- a CDS encoding HyaD/HybD family hydrogenase maturation endopeptidase, encoding MRVLVLGIGNVMFADEGIGVHFVNLMAKNYKFTSSKNELTLMDGGTLALALTHIISEFDYLIVVDCISANGASVGDVYFFDFLNVPNFISWDGSAHEIEMLQTLHLMELAGDRPTTKILGIVPSRIESSNFSLSDEVIKASNILEKTLLDHLKELDFKCEKVANFTLNDTLDDYAKKGLK
- a CDS encoding nickel-dependent hydrogenase large subunit, producing MSEKRIVIDPITRIEGHLRIEVVVDENNVVKEAYSGSTLWRGLEQIVKGRDPRDAGFFMQRICGVCTYSHYRAGIIAVENALGIKPPLNAELTRTLMNAALYLHDHIVHFYQLHGMDWADVVSALSADVHKASEEAFKYTGLPFATGADKLKEVKERVEAFVKKGNLGPFANAYWGHSTYKFTPEQNLIVLSHYLECLRIQRTAAQMMAIFGAKNPHPQSLTVGGVTCVMDLMDPARMGEYMSKFAEIKEFVDRAYYPDILMAAKAYGNEPSVLNDVGVANLLCYDEFLIGKNDHLFKGGYILNGDLNKVYDIDENKITEEATRSWYKNDKALHPYDGETEANYTGLIDGESIDAEGKLAHSKLFDTKGKYSWIKAPRYDGMSMQVGPIASIVINYARGNERVKKVVDEFLAKSGLPLSAVFSTLGRTATRMLEAKVVAEHTMDAFNALVENLKSDQETCAKYVIDNKKEYKGNFQGNAPRGALSHWCRIKDGVITNWQAVVPSTWNASPKDAQNQMGSYEACLVGLKIADLSKPLEIIRKIHSYDPCIACAVHVMDTKGNDLSTYKINPNL
- the cybH gene encoding Ni/Fe-hydrogenase, b-type cytochrome subunit, with amino-acid sequence MSHKNADRISEYEFSIGVRLTHWIRFAAITLLVVSGYYISYVFVSPEITSEPTNFMQAKWRMAHQIAGFVLIAAFIFKFYLFVFDKHSKKEWMSVVDFLNPKIWIAQIKYYLFMGPHPHLRGVYNPLQFASYFFFYLILTLICLSGLVLYVHVYHEGLGGALYEPARFFEELMGGLANVRTIHRICMWVIMIFVPIHVYMAVFNAVKGKNGAMDAIVSGYKFVKEH
- a CDS encoding hydrogenase small subunit; amino-acid sequence: MNNDLRQKIDRRLSELSALPKMKSDSSIAQLLKEKGFTRRDFMKWAGAMTAFMALPSAMTPMVARAAELSDRLPVIWLHMAECTGCSESLLRTDAPSIDSLIFDYISLEYHETIMAASGWQAEENLESAIEKYKGRYILLVEGGIPTGATENFLTVGPRGTTGKTHAVNASKDAAAIFAIGTCSSFGGIQAARPNPSNSVGLSKVTDKPVINVAGCPPSEKNIVGNVLHFLLFGTLPALDVYNRPKWAYGLRIHDLCERRGHFDAGEFVQNFGDEGAKNGYCLYKVGCKGPYTFNNCSRERFNQHTSWPVQAGHGCIGCSEPDFWDTMGPFEEPMADRLFDTVLGLGADNISDKVGIGILALTGIGIAAHAVIASMSKDKE
- the flgH gene encoding flagellar basal body L-ring protein FlgH; amino-acid sequence: MNHKTIWLVLSAGIICTGCTPSADPHINMKPPVYVEQLPSKDSGTGQSNAGSLFGKGENPLFSDRKAMNVNDIVTIVISENASQTSTGSKSTNKDSTISLGGGVFTAGAAPLSNIADNLNKYGDIGFKAGGGNKFTGSGTSNRSEKFTATISARIIKILNNGNYFIEGSRELLINGEKQIMQVSGVIRPYDISQNNEIDSKYIADAKILYKTEGELDKSTKKPWGTRLMEAIWPF
- the pta gene encoding phosphate acetyltransferase, with the translated sequence MKSCYVFTDKNLAQLQEIIATKFKKVEIFKIIPDENDKNNLINSNEKEFFLKFIDKFEELKAKSDFVIVLGCESFSVFGKSELNLKLARNLNAPIFDENASELKALNPNSKLLITDKFDEILSYKADIITPFKFQSLLLKRAKAANKTVVLPESDDERILKAAHIVLEKDAANIILLGLENEILKKAAACGLNLSKAKVINPEQNELTDEFAKKIYELRKHKGVDEAKANALAKDKIYFATMLIHEGLADALVSGATMSTADTIRPALQIIKTKPNVSVVSGAFFMALEEEILLFADCAVTPNPSADELASITLSSAQTASAFGLSPKIAVLSYSTADSGSGPDVEFIKEAAKKASELDANLKIAAPIQFDAAVDLSVASKKMPNSEVAGHANVFIFPNLNCGNICYKAVQRSANALAVGPILQGLKKPVNDLSRGCLVEDVVNTILISAIQAGE